One Cryptomeria japonica chromosome 9, Sugi_1.0, whole genome shotgun sequence genomic window carries:
- the LOC131034449 gene encoding putative UPF0481 protein At3g02645 — MDNENTHVIQWLEENREDSYISEVGSDKRLASIFMVPITLKENDCIFTPQAVSIGPYHFLKPHLAEMETEKSLIIVRAVVEKLPSDFFAPLQKIRDGGSLSDLQDDNFFGSAVLRCRDYYGDAQFLQNLDQEVFSRMLFRDASFLLLFLEHHVVNPQHKKKMLQPQQPSASNNGDPFHDLKSGTGLWLGVMKDIFKLENQIPLSTLESLYAFIGNPNQSFKAFLAKVCFEYSPLWIQPSEDADLVSNRHLLHCIHASVYRKPPVRAGQNPPSGQNPINGWSPFTWLKNNCVWDSGSNSDINSKEGYTQLQGKEVRLPNYRKTAVPCASELRKAGVKFKRCEGGIEQIRFDKSQSTLYLPVLRIGQMTETIIRNLIAFELCTPKIEENAVIGFTRLLKELTQDAKDAEVLRTNEIFVSLGVSDDEIVEIVRNLSRLTWKPYFKPVKDVTKSLKTYYKGSKSKVLWSEFLETYCSKPWVFISALAATVLLVMTAVQVFCLFYTCNKNS; from the coding sequence ATGGACAATGAAAATACTCACGTTATTCAGTGGTTGGAAGAAAACCGAGAAGATTCATACATTTCAGAAGTGGGAAGCGATAAAAGACTTGCAAGCATTTTCATGGTGCCAATAACGCTGAAAGAAAATGATTGCATCTTCACTCCTCAGGCGGTATCGATAGGGCCCTATCACTTCCTAAAACCACACCTTGCTGAGATGGAAACCGAGAAATCTCTGATCATTGTACGGGCGGTTGTGGAAAAGCTTCCCTCAGATTTCTTTGCTCCACTTCAAAAAATTCGAGATGGGGGGAGCCTTTCAGATTTGCAGGACGACAACTTTTTTGGAAGTGCTGTCCTTCGCTGCAGGGACTACTATGGGGACGCTCAGTTTCTTCAAAATCTGGACCAGGAGGTTTTTTCCAGGATGCTGTTTAGGGATGCTTCCTTCCTCCTCCTTTTCCTTGAACACCATGTAGTCAATCCTCAACATAAGAAAAAAATGCTGCAGCCTCAACAACCATCAGCTTCAAATAACGGCGACCCATTCCATGATCTCAAGTCAGGTACAGGTCTGTGGTTAGGAGTCATGAAAGATATTTTCAAATTGGAAAATCAAATCCCTCTATCCACCTTAGAGTCACTTTATGCTTTTATTGGTAATCCAAATCAATCTTTTAAGGCCTTTCTTGCAAAAGTATGCTTTGAGTACTCCCCATTGTGGATTCAACCCAGTGAAGACGCAGATTTAGTTAGCAATCGTCATCTCCTCCATTGCATCCATGCATCAGTTTATAGGAAGCCTCCTGTGCGCGCTGGGCAAAACCCTCCTAGTGGCCAAAACCCTATTAATGGCTGGTCTCCTTTTACATGGCTTAAAAACAATTGTGTCTGGGATAGTGGTAGTAATAGTGATATTAATAGTAAGGAAGGCTACACGCAGCTACAAGGGAAAGAGGTTCGCCTTCCCAATTATAGAAAGACTGCGGTTCCCTGTGCTTCAGAATTAAGGAAAGCCGGAGTAAAATTCAAGCGTTGCGAGGGAGGCATTGAGCAGATACGGTTTGACAAGTCCCAGTCTACTTTATATCTTCCTGTGTTGAGGATTGGTCAAATGACAGAGACGATCATTAGAAACTTGATAGCCTTCGAGTTGTGCACACCAAAGATTGAAGAAAACGCCGTTATTGGTTTTACTCGTCTATTGAAGGAGCTGACGCAAGACGCCAAAGACGCTGAGGTGTTAAGAACGAACGAAATCTTTGTGAGCTTGGGCGTGAGCGATGATGAGATTGTGGAGATTGTGAGAAACTTGAGCAGATTAACATGGAAACCATACTTTAAACCTGTTAAAGATGTGACGAAAAGCCTCAAGACTTACTACAAAGGAAGCAAATCGAAAGTCCTGTGGAGTGAATTTCTGGAGACGTATTGCTCAAAACCATGGGTTTTTATCTCCGCTCTCGCAGCCACAGTGTTGCTTGTTATGACTGCTGTGCAAGTTTTTTGTTTGTTCTACACCTGCAATAAGAACTcgtag
- the LOC131034448 gene encoding putative UPF0481 protein At3g02645: MDTEDTRVVQWLEENQEDSYRLEVRGDGKLASIFMVPKTMKGNDVIYTPQVISMGPYHFLKPHLAEMESEKSKIIAGAVMNKLPPHFFTPLQMIRQGDGLSYLQEDNFFGGVIHGSRDYYGDAQFLKKLNEETFAMMLFRDASFLLVFLAHHVANKNGRPYQQQSHSHGGSPFHGLKSGNGLYLDVMKDVIKLENQIPLSALKSLHDFIGDPNQRFEDFVAQICSYYSPFWIQPSEDSDLVSKFHLLHCLHATVYSKSRKAVGQRPTNGWFPFTWFKNHSLCLRRNSSNRNSKRVYKKKQDPSRLFGSNVLPSALRLSKAGVKFRHYEGGIEQIRFDKAQSTLYLPVLKIGIMTETIIRNLIVFELCSSESEENAVTSFARLLEELTVDAKDAELLRRNGILVNWVGGDDKMVEIVKSLSSSTWKPYFKPVNDARSSLKTYYSTRTWKILWSEFLDTYCSKPWVLISAVAAAVLLVMTALQVLCLFYTCNKNA; the protein is encoded by the coding sequence ATGGACACTGAAGATACTCGTGTTGTTCAATGGTTGGAAGAAAATCAAGAAGATTCATACCGTTTAGAAGTGAGAGGAGATGGAAAGCTTGCGAGTATTTTCATGGTGCCAAAGACGATGAAAGGAAATGATGTGATCTACACTCCTCAGGTAATATCGATGGGTCCTTATCACTTTCTCAAACCTCACCTTGCTGAAATGGAATCCGAGAAATCTAAAATCATTGCAGGGGCAGTTATGAATAAGCTTCCTCCTCATTTCTTCACACCACTCCAAATGATTCGACAAGGCGACGGCCTTTCATATTTGCAGGAGGACAATTTCTTCGGAGGGGTGATCCATGGCTCTAGGGACTACTATGGGGACGCTCAGTTTCTCAAAAAACTGAACGAGGAGACTTTCGCCATGATGCTGTTTAGGGATGCTTCCTTTCTCCTTGTTTTCCTCGCACACCATGTAGCCAATAAGAATGGCCGACCTTATCAACAACAATCGCATTCACATGGCGGCAGCCCCTTCCACGGTCTAAAGTCAGGTAATGGTCTGTATTTAGATGTCATGAAAGATGTCATCAAATTGGAAAATCAAATCCCACTTTCAGCCTTAAAGTCACTCCATGATTTTATTGGTGATCCAAATCAAAGATTTGAGGATTTTGTTGCTCAAATATGTTCTTATTATTCTCCATTCTGGATCCAACCCAGTGAAGATTCAGATTTAGTTAGCAAATTTCATCTACTGCATTGCCTCCATGCCACAGTTTATAGCAAATCCCGTAAGGCCGTTGGCCAACGCCCTACTAATGGCTGGTTTCCTTTTACATGGTTTAAAAACCATAGTCTCTGTCTCAGAAGAAATAGTAGTAATAGAAATAGTAAGAGGGTTTACAAAAAGAAACAGGATCCCAGTCGCCTGTTTGGATCTAATGTTCTTCCCTCTGCTTTAAGATTAAGCAAAGCCGGAGTAAAATTCAGGCATTATGAGGGAGGCATTGAGCAGATAAGGTTTGACAAGGCCCAGTCTACTTTATATCTTCCTGTGTTGAAAATTGGTATTATGACAGAGACGATCATTAGAAACTTGATAGTCTTTGAGTTGTGCTCATCAGAGAGTGAAGAAAATGCTGTTACTAGTTTTGCTCGTTTGTTGGAGGAGCTGACGGTAGACGCTAAAGACGCTGAGCTGTTGAGAAGAAATGGAATCCTTGTCAACTGGGTTGGGGGCGATGATAAGATGGTGGAGATTGTGAAGAGCTTAAGCAGCTCAACATGGAAGCCATACTTCAAACCTGTTAACGATGCCAGAAGCAGCCTCAAGACTTATTACTCAACAAGGACCTGGAAAATCCTGTGGAGTGAATTTCTGGACACTTATTGCTCAAAACCATGGGTTTTGATATCCGCTGTGGCAGCCGCTGTTTTGCTTGTTATGACTGCTCTGCAGGTTTTATGTTTGTTCTATACATGCAATAAAAACGCCTAG
- the LOC131034489 gene encoding aspartic proteinase nepenthesin-1: MKKEVMIRAGGLGLKVFCIVCIAIVSSVSATTSSELKYNDVGINGFRAELVHIDSPLFSTHNLTWTKWLERAVERSKQRLQSFNAGRIGKTKATDLGAAVNKGKGEFVMKLAIGTPGVAMAGIVDTGSDLTWTQCKPCTDCFAQSTPIFDPALSSSYKKLPCSHALCSIQALPEFSCKSIGCEYTYTYGDFSITVGILSSETFTFSLPKSEAKPSQAQVLFGCGHDNEGSGFDQASGIVGLGRGPLSLITQLGPSLDHKFSYCLTDSPSKSSTIFFGQAAALKDRDFRSTPFLVNHTGQSSYYYLPLQGISVGNKLLSIPNGAFDIQSDGTGGFIIDSGTTITYLPSVAYGALRKELVSLIKLPTADGSQIGLDLCYKISMGNTSVTKFPSLSFHFKGADFVLPPKNYMIFADRSGKLLCLAMMGSDDGVSIFGNVQQQNYQILYDLGKNMLSFSPALCETI; this comes from the coding sequence atgaagaaagaagtgaTGATCAGGGCGGGTGGACTTGGGTTGAAGGTTTTCTGCATTGTTTGCATAGCCATTGTTTCTTCTGTATCTGCTACAACTTCTTCTGAATTGAAGTATAATGATGTGGGCATAAATGGATTCAGAGCAGAACTGGTGCATATTGATTCTCCTCTCTTCTCTACGCACAACCTCACTTGGACTAAATGGCTGGAACGGGCAGTGGAAAGAAGCAAGCAGAGGCTGCAGAGCTTCAATGCAGGACGCATTGGAAAGACCAAGGCAACAGATTTGGGAGCGGCTGTGAACAAAGGCAAAGGGGAATTTGTGATGAAACTGGCAATTGGCACGCCGGGGGTAGCAATGGCGGGGATTGTGGACACTGGAAGCGATTTGACATGGACCCAATGCAAGCCCTGTACCGATTGCTTTGCGCAGTCCACTCCCATTTTCGACCCTGCTCTGTCCTCCTCTTACAAAAAGCTCCCCTGTTCTCACGCCCTCTGCTCCATCCAAGCTCTTCCCGAATTCTCCTGCAAATCCATCGGCTGTGAGTACACTTACACCTATGGCGATTTCTCCATCACTGTGGGAATCCTTTCCTCTGAAACCTTCACTTTTTCTTTGCCCAAATCAGAAGCCAAGCCTTCGCAAGCGCAAGTTCTGTTTGGGTGCGGCCATGACAATGAAGGGAGCGGATTCGACCAAGCAAGCGGAATTGTAGGATTGGGACGGGGCCCCCTTTCCTTAATCACCCAGCTTGGCCCATCCCTCGACCATAAATTTTCCTACTGTCTCACCGATTCCCCTTCCAAATCCAGCACCATTTTCTTTGGCCAGGCGGCCGCATTGAAAGATCGGGATTTTAGGTCCACTCCATTTCTAGTGAACCACACGGGGCAATCGAGCTATTACTATCTTCCGTTGCAGGGGATCAGCGTAGGGAACAAATTGCTGAGTATTCCCAATGGGGCTTTTGATATTCAGTCAGATGGAACAGGCGGATTCATCATAGACTCTGGAACAACTATCACATATCTGCCCTCGGTTGCCTATGGGGCTCTGAGAAAGGAGTTGGTTTCTTTAATCAAGCTCCCCACCGCCGATGGATCCCAAATTGGGCTCGATCTCTGCTATAAAATTTCCATGGGTAATACTTCTGTCACCAAATTTCCCAGCTTGAGTTTCCATTTCAAAGGGGCGGATTTTGTTCTGCCTCCTAAGAATTACATGATTTTTGCTGATAGGAGTGGTAAATTGTTATGTCTTGCAATGATGGGCTCCGATGATGGGGTTTCCATCTTTGGGAATGTGCAGCAGCAGAACTACCAAATTCTTTACGATTTGGGTAAAAATATGCTCTCCTTCTCGCCTGCGCTCTGTGAAACTATATGA